CAAGAGCCGCGGCACGCTGGTGTGCGGCGTCAGCGCCGGTTTCGCCGGATTCTCGGCACCGGACTCGCAGGGCAATTACAAGGGCCTCGACGTCGATTACTGTCGTGCACTCGCAGCCGGCGTGCTCGGCGACCCCAACAAGGTGCGCTACGTCTCGCTGACGGCGCAGAACCGCTTCACTGCGCTGCAGTCGGGCGAGATTGACGTGCTCTATCGCAATTCGACGCAGACATATTTGCGCGGCGTCACGCTCGGTTTGCGCCAGGGCCCGATCAACTTCTACGACGGCCAGGGATTTGTCGTGAAGAAAGACCTCGGCGTCAAGGACATCAAGGACCTCAAAGGCGCCACCGTCTGCGTAGCGCAGGGCACTACGCACGAAGTCACGCTCGGCGATTACGGCCGCGCCAATGGCATCGACTGGAAGCCGCTGGTGTTCGACCGCGTCGATACCATGTACCAGACCTTCTTCGGCGGCCGCTGCGACGCCATGACCCAGGACGCCTCGGCGCTCGCCGGAGCCGTGACGACCGCGGCGCCGAACCCCGCCGATTACGTCGTGCTGCCGCAGACCATCAGCAAGGAGCCGCTCGGCCCCTTCACCCGCAACGGCGACGAAGTCTGGAGCGATATCGTCACCTGGCTGCACTACGGCCTGATCGAAGCCGAAGAGCTCGGCGTGACCCAGGCCAATGTCGACGAGATGACGAAGTCGCAGGCGCCCGCCGTCCAGCGGCTGTTAGGGGCCTCCGGCGACCTCGGCTCGCGGCTTGGGCTGGACAACAAATGGCTGGTCACGGTGCTCAAGGCCACCGGCAATTACGGTGAGATCTACGAGCGCAACGTCGGCAAGGCGAGCCCGCTCAAGCTCGAGCGTGGCCTCAACGGCCTCTGGACCAAGGGCGGCTTGATGTACGCGGTGCCGTTCAAATAGAAAGGGCTCGTGTCCCGGACGCGGAGCAGTGTGCAACGCTGCTCCGCGGAGCCGGGACCCAGCCACGGCTTCTAACGCTCCAAGAGAATGGGCCCCGGCTCTGCATCGCATCACTTCGTGCTGCGCTGCGTCCGGGCACAAGACCCGGGTAAGCACGTTTCAATGACCACACCCATGCGCATCGCCCTGATCCACGCCCTTAAACACTCCATCGCCCCGATCGAGGCGGCGTTCGCGCTCGCCTGGCCGGAGGCGCGGCTGATGAACCTGCTCGACGACAGTCTGTCGGCGGATCTGGCGCGTGACGGCAAGCTCAACGACGCCATGACCGATCGCTTCCTTGCGCTCGGCGACTATGCAGTCGCGACGGGAGCGAACGCGATCCTGTTCACCTGCTCGGCCTTCGGCCCCTGCATCGAGGCCGTCGCCCGCGCTCATGCGCCGATGCCGGTGCTCAAGCCGAATGAAGCCATGATCGAACGGGCCGTGACGATGGGCAAAAAAATCGGCCTGCTCTCGACCTTTCCACCGACGCTGGTGTCGATGCCGCCGGAGTTTCCGGCGTCCGTCCAGATCGTGCCGAAACTCGCCGAGGGCGCGCTGGCCGCACTCGATCGCGGCGACCGCGCCACCCACGACCGGTTGATCGTCGAAGCGTCGAAGGATCTGCGCGATTGCGACGTCATTGCGCTGGCTCAGTTCAGCATCGCGTCATCAGCACCGCTGGTCGCGCAAGCCACCGGCCGTCCGGTCGTGACGACGCCGGACAGCGCGGTTGACAAGCTGATGGGACTGCTGAAGGCGAAGGCCTAAGCGCCTGCCTTCTTGCGGCGCTGCGCGTCCTTGATCGCAACGGCGAGCGCCGCCTTCGTCTCGTTGACGAAATCTTCAACCAGCTCCTCGCGCGTGGCATGCGCCGCCTCGCCGGTGAACAGGCCCTGCTCGGCCAGCATCACCACGCCATGCAACGCCGCCCAGATCTTGAGGGCCTGACGCTCGCGCAAATAGCCGACCGCGGGCGCCTCCAGCGCTTCGATCACGAGCGCAAAAGTCTCCCGCGTGGCCTCGTGCAGCTCGCTGCCCTTGGCCGCGCATGAGACGGTGCGGGACGCGAACATCAAGCGGTAGACACCGTTACGGCGCAGACCGAAGTCGAGCGTCGCCTGCGCCAGCCGTGACAATTTCGATTGCTTCGAGGGCTTGATCATGGCTTCGCGCAACATCGCGCTGAACTGCCGGAACGCCTCTGCCGTCGCCGCGGTCAGCAACGCCTCGCGGTCGGCAAAATGGCGGTAGGGCGCCGGCTGCGAGACGCCGAGCTGCTTTGCCAGGGCCTTGATGCTGATCGCTTCCGCCCCGCCCCGCTCCGCCTCGCGCAACGCGGCCTTGATCAGGGCGTCACGGAGATCGCCATGGTGGTAGGTGTTCTCGGGCTTGCGGGCGAGTTGTGATCGCATGTTACGGGCAAGCCTATAAGTTTGCGCTTGACAGGGGAAGCCTGTCGCGAATGTAATAGTATATAACTTAGAATGAGCGGCAAATGCCGCAGACAACAGACAAGAGGAACGCGCCGCCCGTCGGGCTACGCGCACACGACCGAGGGAGCCGCAATGGCAGCGCGACTGAAAGTTCACGTCGATCCCGACAAATGCCAGGGCCACGCGCGCTGCAAGGCGCTGGCACCGGAGCTGTTCGAGCTCGACGAATACGGCAACGCCCACGAGGCCGGAGACGGCACGGTTCCGCCGGGCCTCGAGGACAAGGCGTGGCTTGCCAAATCCAATTGCCCGGAAATCGCGATCGATGTGATCGAGGAGTAGCGCGCCCCTGCCCGCGCGCGCTTTGCGTAGCT
This genomic interval from Bradyrhizobium guangzhouense contains the following:
- a CDS encoding TetR/AcrR family transcriptional regulator; the protein is MRSQLARKPENTYHHGDLRDALIKAALREAERGGAEAISIKALAKQLGVSQPAPYRHFADREALLTAATAEAFRQFSAMLREAMIKPSKQSKLSRLAQATLDFGLRRNGVYRLMFASRTVSCAAKGSELHEATRETFALVIEALEAPAVGYLRERQALKIWAALHGVVMLAEQGLFTGEAAHATREELVEDFVNETKAALAVAIKDAQRRKKAGA
- a CDS encoding aspartate/glutamate racemase family protein, with the translated sequence MTTPMRIALIHALKHSIAPIEAAFALAWPEARLMNLLDDSLSADLARDGKLNDAMTDRFLALGDYAVATGANAILFTCSAFGPCIEAVARAHAPMPVLKPNEAMIERAVTMGKKIGLLSTFPPTLVSMPPEFPASVQIVPKLAEGALAALDRGDRATHDRLIVEASKDLRDCDVIALAQFSIASSAPLVAQATGRPVVTTPDSAVDKLMGLLKAKA
- a CDS encoding amino acid ABC transporter substrate-binding protein, with amino-acid sequence MMRKMVIAAGVLAASTVIAQAATLDTVKSRGTLVCGVSAGFAGFSAPDSQGNYKGLDVDYCRALAAGVLGDPNKVRYVSLTAQNRFTALQSGEIDVLYRNSTQTYLRGVTLGLRQGPINFYDGQGFVVKKDLGVKDIKDLKGATVCVAQGTTHEVTLGDYGRANGIDWKPLVFDRVDTMYQTFFGGRCDAMTQDASALAGAVTTAAPNPADYVVLPQTISKEPLGPFTRNGDEVWSDIVTWLHYGLIEAEELGVTQANVDEMTKSQAPAVQRLLGASGDLGSRLGLDNKWLVTVLKATGNYGEIYERNVGKASPLKLERGLNGLWTKGGLMYAVPFK
- a CDS encoding ferredoxin gives rise to the protein MAARLKVHVDPDKCQGHARCKALAPELFELDEYGNAHEAGDGTVPPGLEDKAWLAKSNCPEIAIDVIEE